The sequence TTCCAACAGTATGTTTCCTTTGCGGAAGTACCTGGGATTCGCTGACATTGAAAAGGATTGACAGCGTCCTTGATCTTTCAATCTTCTCCGCTTACCTCTTCCTCTCTTCCATTATAGTCATATTACTATCCCGGAAAATGACATTCCGTTTTTCAAAATATCTCCCTTCGGCAGCCCAGTTTTTCTTTGGAGGAATGTTCAGTGCCTGCACAGTTTACTATTTCAAAAGCACATCATCTCTTCTGACTTTCCTTTTCCTTCTCTGTCTGGCCGGAATTCTTGTCTGCAATGAGTTTCTGGAGAAAAAATACAGCAATGCCCAGGTCGCATTTACATTCTGGAGCATCTGTACAGTCATGATCCTTAACTTCCTTATTCCCGTACTCACAGGTATTATGAATTCATGGATTTTCCTCCTGACCATCACCACAGCACTGCTCCTCTGCTTTACAGTGACCCGGATCGCTCTGTCGAAGATCTCCCTCAAACCGGTAATATCCGTTTACTCCATTCTTGTTCTCTTTTACTTTCTAA is a genomic window of Fibrobacter sp. containing:
- a CDS encoding DUF2914 domain-containing protein, whose protein sequence is MFYARLKPQLPTVCFLCGSTWDSLTLKRIDSVLDLSIFSAYLFLSSIIVILLSRKMTFRFSKYLPSAAQFFFGGMFSACTVYYFKSTSSLLTFLFLLCLAGILVCNEFLEKKYSNAQVAFTFWSICTVMILNFLIPVLTGIMNSWIFLLTITTALLLCFTVTRIALSKISLKPVISVYSILVLFYFLNVIPPVPLSLKKMAVFRSVNRSGNEYICKIEKPRWYEPFKSGEKVYKYAPGDTVFCFTSVFAPTRLKKEIYHHWYYKDPSNGKWKETTKIGYKLTGGRDQGYRGFTYKRNTPPGSWKVVLKTKEGKTVGIIPFKVVSRDTSDSLSLYTLRY